In Capricornis sumatraensis isolate serow.1 chromosome 16, serow.2, whole genome shotgun sequence, a genomic segment contains:
- the KBTBD4 gene encoding kelch repeat and BTB domain-containing protein 4 isoform X1, translating to MKGGKAGEKAKPADSWQREKLATTMESPEEPGASMDENYFVNYTFKDRSHSGRVAQGIMKLCLEEELFADVTISVEGREFQLHRLVLSAQSCFFRSMFTSNLKEAHNRVIVLQDVSESVFQLLVDYIYHGTVKLRAEELQEIYEVSDMYQLTALFEECSRFLARTVQVGNCLQVMWLADRHSDPELYTAAKHCAKAHLAQLQSTEEFLHLPHHLLTDIISDGVPCSQNPTEAIEAWINFNKEEREAFSESLRTSLKEIGENVHIYLIGKESSRTHSLAVSLHCAEDDSISVSGQNSLCHQITAACKHGGDLYVVGGSIPRRMWKCNNATVDWEWCAPLPRDRLQHTLVSVPGKDAIYSLGGKTLQDTLSNAVIYYRVGDNVWTETTQLEVAVSGAAGANLNGIIYLLGGEENDLDFFTKPSRLIQCFDTETDKCHVKPYVLPFAGRMHAAVHKDLVFIVAEGDSLVCYNPLLDSFTRLCLPEAWSSAPSLWKIASCNGSIYVFRDRYKKGDANTYKLDPATSAVTVTRGIKVLLTNLQFVLA from the exons ATGAAAGGAGGGAAGGCAGGTGAGAAAGCGAAGCCCGCAG ACAGCTGGCAGAGAGAGAAGTTGGCTACCACCATGGAATCACCAGAGGAACCTGGAGCATCCATGGATGAGAACTACTTTGTGAACTACACTTTCAAAGATAGGTCACACTCAGGCCGTGTGGCTCAGGGCATCATGAAACTGTGTTTGGAGGAAGAGCTCTTTGCTGACGTCACCATCTCTGTGGAAGGCCGGGAGTTTCAGCTCCACCGATTGGTCCTCTCGGCTCAGAGCTGCTTCTTCCGGTCCATGTTCACTTCCAACCTGAAGGAGGCCCACAACCGGGTGATTGTACTGCAGGATGTCAGTGAGTCTGTCTTCCAGCTCCTGGTCGATTATATCTACCACGGGACCGTGAAGCTCCGCGcagaggagctgcaggagatttATGAGGTGTCAGACATGTATCAGCTGACGGCTCTCTTTGAGGAATGTTCTCGGTTTCTGGCCCGCACAGTGCAGGTGGGCAACTGCCTGCAGGTGATGTGGCTAGCAGACCGACACAGCGATCCTGAGCTCTACACCGCTGCCAAGCACTGTGCCAAGGCCCACCTGGCCCagctgcagagcacagaggaatttCTTCACTTGCCCCACCATCTACTCACTGATATCATCTCGG ATGGAGTTCCATGTTCCCAGAACCCAACAGAGGCAATAGAAGCCTggataaattttaataaagaagaaagagaggctTTTTCAGAGTCACTCAGGACTAGCTTGAAG GAAATTGGGGAGAACGTGCACATCTACCTGATCGGGAAGGAGTCCTCTCGCACGCACTCGTTGGCTGTGTCCTTGCACTGTGCGGAAGACGACTCCATCAGTGTGAGCGGCCAGAACAGCCTGTGCCACCAGATCACAGCAGCCTGCAAGCACGGCGGGGACCTGTACGTGGTAGGGGGATCCATCCCACGGCGCATGTGGAAGTGCAACAATGCCACCGTGGACTGGGAGTGGTGTGCCCCTTTGCCCCGAGACCGACTCCAGCACACCCTGGTGTCTGTGCCTGGGAAGGACGCCATATATTCACTGGGTGGCAAGACACTGCAGGACACCCTCTCCAACGCGGTGATCTATTATCGGGTGGGTGATAATGTCTGGACTGAGACAACCCAGCTAGAGGTGGCGGTGTCAGGGGCCGCTGGTGCCAACCTCAACGGGATCATCTACTTACTGGGGGGGGAGGAGAATGACCTGGACTTCTTTACCAAACCGTCCCGACTCATCCAGTGCTTTGACACCGAGACAGACAAGTGCCACGTGAAGCCCTACGTGCTGCCCTTCGCAGGCCGCATGCATGCGGCCGTGCATAAAGACCTGGTGTTCATCGTGGCCGAGGGGGACTCCCTGGTGTGCTACAACCCCCTGCTAGACAGCTTCACCCGGCTTTGCCTTCCCGAGGCCTGGAGCTCTGCCCCGTCCCTCTGGAAGATCGCCAGCTGTAACGGGAGCATCTATGTTTTCCGGGACCGGTATAAAAAGGGAGATGCCAACACCTACAAGCTTGACCCTGCCACTTCGGCTGTAACTGTCACCAGAGGCATTAAGGTGCTGCTGACCAATTTGCAGTTCGTGTTGGCCTAA
- the KBTBD4 gene encoding kelch repeat and BTB domain-containing protein 4 isoform X2 — protein MKGGKADSWQREKLATTMESPEEPGASMDENYFVNYTFKDRSHSGRVAQGIMKLCLEEELFADVTISVEGREFQLHRLVLSAQSCFFRSMFTSNLKEAHNRVIVLQDVSESVFQLLVDYIYHGTVKLRAEELQEIYEVSDMYQLTALFEECSRFLARTVQVGNCLQVMWLADRHSDPELYTAAKHCAKAHLAQLQSTEEFLHLPHHLLTDIISDGVPCSQNPTEAIEAWINFNKEEREAFSESLRTSLKEIGENVHIYLIGKESSRTHSLAVSLHCAEDDSISVSGQNSLCHQITAACKHGGDLYVVGGSIPRRMWKCNNATVDWEWCAPLPRDRLQHTLVSVPGKDAIYSLGGKTLQDTLSNAVIYYRVGDNVWTETTQLEVAVSGAAGANLNGIIYLLGGEENDLDFFTKPSRLIQCFDTETDKCHVKPYVLPFAGRMHAAVHKDLVFIVAEGDSLVCYNPLLDSFTRLCLPEAWSSAPSLWKIASCNGSIYVFRDRYKKGDANTYKLDPATSAVTVTRGIKVLLTNLQFVLA, from the exons ATGAAAGGAGGGAAGGCAG ACAGCTGGCAGAGAGAGAAGTTGGCTACCACCATGGAATCACCAGAGGAACCTGGAGCATCCATGGATGAGAACTACTTTGTGAACTACACTTTCAAAGATAGGTCACACTCAGGCCGTGTGGCTCAGGGCATCATGAAACTGTGTTTGGAGGAAGAGCTCTTTGCTGACGTCACCATCTCTGTGGAAGGCCGGGAGTTTCAGCTCCACCGATTGGTCCTCTCGGCTCAGAGCTGCTTCTTCCGGTCCATGTTCACTTCCAACCTGAAGGAGGCCCACAACCGGGTGATTGTACTGCAGGATGTCAGTGAGTCTGTCTTCCAGCTCCTGGTCGATTATATCTACCACGGGACCGTGAAGCTCCGCGcagaggagctgcaggagatttATGAGGTGTCAGACATGTATCAGCTGACGGCTCTCTTTGAGGAATGTTCTCGGTTTCTGGCCCGCACAGTGCAGGTGGGCAACTGCCTGCAGGTGATGTGGCTAGCAGACCGACACAGCGATCCTGAGCTCTACACCGCTGCCAAGCACTGTGCCAAGGCCCACCTGGCCCagctgcagagcacagaggaatttCTTCACTTGCCCCACCATCTACTCACTGATATCATCTCGG ATGGAGTTCCATGTTCCCAGAACCCAACAGAGGCAATAGAAGCCTggataaattttaataaagaagaaagagaggctTTTTCAGAGTCACTCAGGACTAGCTTGAAG GAAATTGGGGAGAACGTGCACATCTACCTGATCGGGAAGGAGTCCTCTCGCACGCACTCGTTGGCTGTGTCCTTGCACTGTGCGGAAGACGACTCCATCAGTGTGAGCGGCCAGAACAGCCTGTGCCACCAGATCACAGCAGCCTGCAAGCACGGCGGGGACCTGTACGTGGTAGGGGGATCCATCCCACGGCGCATGTGGAAGTGCAACAATGCCACCGTGGACTGGGAGTGGTGTGCCCCTTTGCCCCGAGACCGACTCCAGCACACCCTGGTGTCTGTGCCTGGGAAGGACGCCATATATTCACTGGGTGGCAAGACACTGCAGGACACCCTCTCCAACGCGGTGATCTATTATCGGGTGGGTGATAATGTCTGGACTGAGACAACCCAGCTAGAGGTGGCGGTGTCAGGGGCCGCTGGTGCCAACCTCAACGGGATCATCTACTTACTGGGGGGGGAGGAGAATGACCTGGACTTCTTTACCAAACCGTCCCGACTCATCCAGTGCTTTGACACCGAGACAGACAAGTGCCACGTGAAGCCCTACGTGCTGCCCTTCGCAGGCCGCATGCATGCGGCCGTGCATAAAGACCTGGTGTTCATCGTGGCCGAGGGGGACTCCCTGGTGTGCTACAACCCCCTGCTAGACAGCTTCACCCGGCTTTGCCTTCCCGAGGCCTGGAGCTCTGCCCCGTCCCTCTGGAAGATCGCCAGCTGTAACGGGAGCATCTATGTTTTCCGGGACCGGTATAAAAAGGGAGATGCCAACACCTACAAGCTTGACCCTGCCACTTCGGCTGTAACTGTCACCAGAGGCATTAAGGTGCTGCTGACCAATTTGCAGTTCGTGTTGGCCTAA